CGTGCGGCTTCGATCAATCTGCTCCTACCTTTTCTGCTGGAATGCCACCTTTGCCGGATCGAGCCGGGCCAGAGGAACTGGCAAATGAAGAAATTTCAACGATCCAGCCCGTTTGGGCACCCTTCCTTGGGAGTTGACCTTTGATCCTCGCCTCCAGCTTCGCCCTCCTGTTGTCCTGCGCCAAACTCCACACCGCCAGCGCCCCCGAGATCACCTACAACGGGCGGATCGACCTCTCCCAGCGGGGGCGTGCGATCCTTTCCTGGTCGGGGTCCTCGTTTGCTTTCCGCTTTCGCGGCACGGCCTGCCAAGCGCGCATCCGAGGAACCAAGAGTCTCTACAACATCGAAGTGGACGGGAAACCAGCGGGCATCCTGGACCTCGGGCATGTGGGAGGAGAACAGCTCCTTCCCGTGGTCACGGGCCTTCCCGAGGGCGTCCACGAAGTGGTGGCCACCAAGCGCACCGAGCCGCTGGTGGGAATCGATACCCTCACCGGCATCGAATTGTCCGGGACCTTCGAGAAACCCTCGGCGCGGCCACCTCGCAAGATCGAGTTCATCGGAAATTCCATCACCTGCGGGTACGGGAATTTGGACTCCTTGAAGGAACACGTGTTTTCCCATCACACGGAGGATTACACGAAAACCTATGCGGCGCTCTCCGCCAGGGAATTGGGCGCCCAAGCCCACGCGATCTGCTGGTCGGGCAAGGGTGTCTACCGCAACATGGCCGAAGACACCACGCTCACCATGCCTGTCCTGTGGGAGCGCACCGAGGCCACCTCCACAAGACCATGGGACCACTCCTGGCATCCGGACGTGGTGGTGATCGATCTGGGGACCAACGACTACGCCAGATCCGCTCCACCTCAGGACAAGTTCGAAGCCTCCTTCATCAAGTTCCTGCGACGCATCCACAAGGTCCATCCCAAGGCCTCCCTGGTGCTGTTGGATGGCCCGATGCTCAATGATTTCTGGCCGATCGCCAAAGACGGAAAGCCCATCCCATCGCTTTCGCTGATGCGTCGACATCTTGCCCGGATTTCCGACACCCTGCGACAGGGCGGAGCAAAGATCTCCTCCTTGTCCCTGACTTCCAATTCCCCCCAAGTTGGATACGGCGCCGATTGGCACCCCAGCCAAAAACAGCACCAGATCAATGCCAAGGAATTGACCGAGCATCTGCGCAAAACCATGGGCTGGTGAACACGGACTCCTTCGATCCTTTCGCGTTGGCTCGGTGGGAAACCGAGCCTCCGGGAGGCCTTTGCATCGTAGATTCCCTGTGTGCCGGGAAGTCCGATGGAATATGGGTTTGGACCACCCCCAGCGTTGTTTTTTCGACAAGACCGGAACCGCCATGCTCCTAGACACGCCCTTCCTTGGAACCTTGCCTCGCACCTGTGCCAACAGGATCAAAGGCTCCCTCTCGGCGATGGTCTTGGCGACCCTGGCTCTGTCTGAAACCAGCTTCGCCCTGACGCGCCAGAAGTTCGATTTCGTGGTCGGCGTCAACGGCGATTTCAAGGCGGCGGTCGCCGCGGCCAAGGCGGCGGGTGGCAAGCGTTTCCTGATGTTTTTCCCGGATGGCGAATACAACATCGGAAGCCTCACCGGCGACTCCAACCAGATGACCACCTTCACCACTTCCAACGTGTCGTTCATCGGCCAAAGCGCCGACAAGACCGTGATCTACAACAAGTCGGTCAACGAAGGCATCTCCATCACCGCCACGCTGTTCTTCAGCAAGGCCAACAACCTCTACCTGCAAGACCTCACCCTCTTCAACAAGGCGGTCTACGGGAACACGGCCCAATACAACGTCACGGGTCGGCACGCCGCCGTCATGGAACAAGGCGACAAGATCATCTACAAGAACGTGAAGCTCAAAAGCACCCAGGACACCTATTACACCAAGAGCGGACGCACCTACTGGGAAGGCGGCGAAATCCACGGCACCACCGATTTCATCTGCGGCGGCGGCGACGTCTACTTCAACAAGGTCCTGCTGTGGGAAATGAAAGTGAGTGCCATCACGGCCTCGCAAACATCGTCGTCGTGGGGATACGTCTTCAACGAGTGCACCGTGGACGGCACCGTGAGCGGCACCACCTTGGGACGCTCGTGGGGTGATGCCCGGGTGGTGTTTTTGCGCACGATCATGAACAAGCTCCCCAGCGCGGCGGGATGGGGCGACCCCATGAATTCGGTCCCCAAGGTGTTCGCCGAATACAAGAGCGTGACTTCCACCGGTGCGGCCGTGGACTTGAGCAAGCGCCGCACGAGCTACACCAAGGACGCCGTCACGGTCACGCTGAACCCGGTGTTGACCGATGCCGAAGCCGCCAAGTACACCGTGTCGGCGGTGCTGGGAGGCAGCGATGGCTGGCAACCCCAGGCGGCCGTGGCCCAGGTGACAGCTCCTGTCGTCACCCAGGTCGGCACCACCCTCCAGTGGAACGACGACACCAAGGCGCTCTGCTGGGCGATCTTCAAGGGCGACAAATACCTGGCCAACGTCACCACCAACAGCTACGACGCCTCTTCGCTGGCCAAGGGCGATGTGGTCACCGTGCGCGCCGCCAACGAGATGGGCGGCCTGGGGCCCAGCTCCGCACCTCTGACCATCGGCACCGCAAGCGCGGCTCCCCGCAACCCCGCTTTCGCGCTGCACCATGCGTACAACCACCCAGGCAAGATGCTTCGGCTCCAAGGCGAGCAGCTCGGTGCTCTCAAGGTCGAGCTGTTCACGCTCGATGGCTCGTTCGTGATGTCCCAGGAATTCCAGCCCAACGGCTCGCCGCTGGGCGCCGAGATCTCCCTGAACCACCTGAAGACGGGCGTCTATTTCCTGCGTTATGCGGACAGCAAAACTACTTGGGCAGGTCCTGTCGATTTGTGGTGAGCAGCTCGTAGCGAAGCGGCTTTACAGCCCGCGCACAGTTGGATTCCCAGATACGAAAAACCCCGGATGGGCCAATTAGAGCCCTCCGGGGTTTTCGATTTGCTCGACCGCGCTTCACCCACCACTGGCGGGATCACGTCAATTGTTGTTGCAGATCAGCTTCTGGAAGGTTCCGCGATCCGTGTGGACGCGGGCCAGATAGATCCCCGAGCGCAGTCCCGCGAAGTTCGCTTCGGTGGTTGCGTTCCATTCCATCACGTGCGTGCCATCCAGCCCCAGGATCTGGGCGGATCGCATGGTCAGGCCGTCTGCCACGGAAAGCTTGTGCGAGCGCAGATCCACGCGGATCGGGTCGGATCCTGAGGCAGACAATTTCTGCACGGAGGAGGGCTGGAATTTGCCTTCGCCCTGGATGTAGGTCAGTGCGCCCTTGTACCCCACCAACGCGGATTTCAACGGCGCGTTGACCGTGGAGGAGGAATCGTCGGCCGCGCTCTTGAAGGTCCATTTGAAGTCGCCACCGCCCATGCGTCCCGCGTACGCCATCACCTTGGTCTTGGCATCGACCGGGGCATCGGCCGTGTAGGTGTACATCACGGAGTTGTCCGTGTCGAAGTTGTTGTAGACATTGGCGCCATAGGCGGACTTCACCGTGGCCGGAACTTTTTCCGTGCGGCTGGATGCCACGTAGGCGTCGAAGTCCACTGTGGAATTGACAAAATCCTTCGAACCGTACGGAACAAACCGGCCTTGGCCTTCCATGAAATTGTTCCAGGCCTTGATGGTGCCTCCATCCTCGCTGGAGAACGTGCCCATGTTCTTGTAGTCGTTGGCCTTGGTGGTTTCATTCCAAACGTCGGTGCCCTGCATGGAAGTCATCATGGGGTGCTTGCAGTTTCGGAAATAGTTGCCTTCCATGAAGATGGACGATCCCATGGTGGAACCGGCACCGTACTTGGCCACCCCGTCGTAGTAGTTGTTGTAGACGTGGGCGGAATAGAACCGCACGCGGGGGTGGCGCGAGTCGGAATGATCGAACCAGTTGTGGTGGTAATCGATGTAGAGCCCGGTGGTGGTCCCCTCGCTCAAACCCAGCAAGCTCGCCTTGCCGTTGTCCCAAAAGTGGTTGTAGGAGATGGTCACGTAGGTGGACTTCTTCACGTCCATCGCGCCGTCGCCTTTCACTTGGTCGGCGTCCGATCCGGCATCTCCGTAGAAGAAGTCGACATGGTGGATCCAGACATGGTCGTTGTCCTGTTGGAGTCCGACATCGTCTCCTGCCGTGCTGTTGACGTTCATCACGCCCAGATTGCGGACCTCGATGTTGGAGGCGCTCTTCAGGCGAATCCCCCATCCATCAGCCACGGCGTCTTCCCCCACGCCTTCCAGCGTGATGTGGCCCGCGGCGAGGTTGGCGTTTTCGATCACGATGTCGCCGCCGTCCATCACGGCGGGATCCTTCACCTGCCCCAGAATCCTCACGATGAGCGGACGCGTGTCCTTGCCCTTCTTGAAGCCGTAGAGGATGTTCTGGAGCCCTACGCAGGGATTGGTGCTGGCGCCCGTGACATTGAGCGAAACGGTGTCTTTGCTCTTATCGGACACATACACGATCACCGCCCCGGACATGGGCGTGCCATCGAGGTTGTAGGCGCCCGGAATCCGCCCTCCGGAGAACGCGAAACCCGCACGGTTGTGGGCGGTCACCGTCAAGGCGCTGGTGGTGACCTTCGCGCCTTCCTTGCCGGAAGTCACCGGAGCCACGGTCAAGGTGTAGCTGCCGGCCTTGAGGCCGATCGCATCGGCGCGCCAATAGCCCCCGTAGTTGCGGATCAGTTTCGCATCCAACTGCTGATTGGACAATCCTTGTCCACTCACGTACACGTTGTAGCTGTCGGGATTCCCGGAGGTCTGCCACTTCACCTGGGCGGATTCGATCCAGCCGGATGCCTCCTTGATGGTCACGGTCTGCGCTTGCAGGACCATGGCTCCCGCCAGCAGGCTCGCGATGGAAAGTCGTGTGTTCATGGCATCATCCGTCCTGATGAGCGTGGTCGATGGCTCGTTGCACCGAATGGGATGGAAGTCCATGGTGCACAGGATCAAGGTATGGCCAAGTTCAACCGCCCAGCGGGTGGCGGATCGATGCAACCGTTGAATTCAGGTCAGTCGCGCCCGATCTGCCGTGTGGGCTTACTCGAGGGTGACCGTGACCCGACGCGACAGCTCGCCGCCAACGGATTTCACCACGTACAGGCCCGTTTGCCCGACAATTTGGCCAAGCTCGGCCTCCAGCACTTTGCCTTCGGTGTGGCTCACGGTGGCGACCCGCGCACCGGCGAGATCGAACACGAGGTAATCGCCCGTTGGCAGGGATTGATCGGCCAGATCCGTGTCCGGGGCAACGGTGCCGGGTCGGGCGGAAGAAACAGCCGTGTACACCAGGGTGTTGATGCTCTGGGCCTCCAAGGGGACGGAAAAGGCGTTGTTGGTGACGGTGATGGTTCCATCCTCCGCCGCGGTCTTGCTGGCGGAGGTGGTGTACTTCTTGAACGACGCGATGGTTCCGGTTGGGTTGGTCAAGGTGAACGATGCCGTGGCCGTGGAATTCTGGGTGTTGATGAGCACCACCACCACGTCCGAGCCCTTCTTGTAGGCGGTGGCCTGCACCCCGTTGGAGGGACTGGCTGGAACATCCACCCGGACAAATCCTGGCCTCACGAAGCGCGCGAACTGGGAGAATGCCGCACCCCGCTTGGTGATCTTGCCGTCGTCTGAGATCAGGCCGTAGTTGCGGCGGATGTACCACCAGACGTAGGCGTTGTAGTGGATGGTCATGAAGGTGTGCACCTCCTTGCCCGCCTCCAAGGCGTCCGGCCACAGGTTCGCCTGTTGCGGATTGGTGCCGCTGGTCGTGGTGTAGTGTTCGGTCATCCACAACGCCTTGCCCTTCTCCGCGGCTTTGGGATAGGCCATGACGGAAGCGATGTTGGAGATCCCGTAAGGGTGGGCACCGACGATGTCCAGGTTGGCCGCGGCCGTGGCGTCGGCGAGGATCATGTCCGCGTAGGATTTGTTGAACTGGAAGGTCTCGGCGGCCAAGATCTTGGCCTTCACAGTGGCCCCGTGGTTTTTCACCCAAGCGGTCACCTCCGAAGCGCTCCATTCCGTGGTCTCGTACATCACGGGGCAGTCGGGCTCGTTGGTGGGCGACATCGCGTAGATCTCCACACCTGCAGCCTTCATGTAATCGATGAAGGTGTTCATGTAGGCTGCGTAGGCACCGTAGGACTCCGTCTTGAGCCGGCCCCCGATCAGCTTTCCGGTGGTCTTCATGGACAGCGGCACGGACCATTGCGAAGCGAAGATCTTCACTCCATGGGCCTGCGCGGCTTTGGTGACCGCCAGGCTCCGCTTCCAGTCCACCGAATCGGGATCCATGTTGATGCGCAGGATGGAAAGCCCCACCTGGCCGGACCCGGTGCCGAAGGCGGTTTCCGTCATGTCGGCGCCACTGTCGGTGAGCCCAGGTTGCCAGCGGGGAAAGTTCATTCCTCCAAAACCATCGATGGTCTGGTAGGTCTTGGAAAGGTTGATCGCCGTCTGGGCGTGGGCACTCGGAATGACGGAAAATGCCAGGGCGAGAGCCCAATTGCGGAGGGAAAATGGGTACTTCATGAAACCGACCTCGATCGCCTGGGTCGCCTATCCAACCGGTTTAAGGCAAATCCCGGGCACTGGGTCCTAATGTGGTTCGCCCCGTGATGTCATTGGCGGGAACACATCGCCGAACCGTTGTAGGACAAACAACAACCGCAACAACAGCGCAATCTGGCGTCGTCGGCGGGGGGGGGAATTCGCCCCTTGCACGGACCCGGCTTGGGCTAAGGCACCCAACCCCATGCGTAGAGGTCGTCCAGCCAAAACTCCGTGTTGGCCGATTCCCGCAAGATCCATTCGATCTTTACCAGCGAACCGAGGATTTCCTGGCGCGTGGCGCCATATTCGGTCAACCGATCCGTGCGAACGGTCATGGGCCCCCAGGTCCAGGGCATTTGATAGACTCCAACCAGGGTTCCGCGCGTCCCGACCAGATTGATCTGGAAACGGCCATTGCCACGCAT
This DNA window, taken from Fibrobacterota bacterium, encodes the following:
- a CDS encoding pectate lyase, encoding MNTRLSIASLLAGAMVLQAQTVTIKEASGWIESAQVKWQTSGNPDSYNVYVSGQGLSNQQLDAKLIRNYGGYWRADAIGLKAGSYTLTVAPVTSGKEGAKVTTSALTVTAHNRAGFAFSGGRIPGAYNLDGTPMSGAVIVYVSDKSKDTVSLNVTGASTNPCVGLQNILYGFKKGKDTRPLIVRILGQVKDPAVMDGGDIVIENANLAAGHITLEGVGEDAVADGWGIRLKSASNIEVRNLGVMNVNSTAGDDVGLQQDNDHVWIHHVDFFYGDAGSDADQVKGDGAMDVKKSTYVTISYNHFWDNGKASLLGLSEGTTTGLYIDYHHNWFDHSDSRHPRVRFYSAHVYNNYYDGVAKYGAGSTMGSSIFMEGNYFRNCKHPMMTSMQGTDVWNETTKANDYKNMGTFSSEDGGTIKAWNNFMEGQGRFVPYGSKDFVNSTVDFDAYVASSRTEKVPATVKSAYGANVYNNFDTDNSVMYTYTADAPVDAKTKVMAYAGRMGGGDFKWTFKSAADDSSSTVNAPLKSALVGYKGALTYIQGEGKFQPSSVQKLSASGSDPIRVDLRSHKLSVADGLTMRSAQILGLDGTHVMEWNATTEANFAGLRSGIYLARVHTDRGTFQKLICNNN